The genomic stretch TGAGCGTCTAATCGAGCTGACTCCAGCAGGACATCCTGCGCATCAGTTATTTTTAAAATATAAAGATGCACAGTAGTCGCGATACAGATTTTCTGCTGTTTATAAAGTGAAATTAACCACTTCAACCAAGCTCAAGTTAAAGGTTTTTTTGCTGTAACCAAGCAAATAATTGTTGATAAACTGTCTGACGCACTTGGGGTGCAGATAAAACCAAATCATGTAAACCATTCTTAATTGTCATTACACTGACATCACCTTGTAATTTTTTTGCATACTTTTCAATATCTTTTACCGATAAAATGACATCGCTACTTTGCGCATCATGGCCCCATTTCCGAGGAAATGTCGTTCGATGTGAGTGCATAATTAATGCAGGAATACCCAAGTGAGCACCTTGATGAATGTCCTTGTGAGCTTCAAAAATGGCATGCACAAAACTTAAATATGCAAAAGGATAAGTAACGGGTTTCCATTCTAAATTGAAATCCCATTCACCATGAAAACGCTGATGCAGACTCTGGGTATACCATTTATTTAGTTCGCTTGGAAATTTTAAGTTGGGTAAATATTTACCCAAGGCGCTGAGGCGTGGCAATGCAATTTTTTTCTTTAAGGGATTGTTGTTGAAGTCATAAAAGGGACTATTACACCAAAGCCCTTTCAGTAACGGATGTTCTGGATGATGTGCAGCATAGCGTGTCACGATTAGCCCACCAGTCGAATGTCCTGCCAAAATAACGTGATCATGACCTTCTTGACCAATACGATCCAGTGCCACACTGATTTCGGCTTCATATTCATTTAAATCACGGACATTAAAGCGTTTTTGGTGGCGGCGGTGGGAGCGACCATACTTTCTGAGATCAAGTGCATAGAAGTCATAGCCATGCTGATTAAATTGATCTGCCATTTCAGTTTGGAAGAAATAATCAAGAAATCCATGAATATATAAAACTGCTTTGGGGGTTTTCTGCGGGGCTTGTTTGCGCACTAAGGTGGCAACCACAGGACCCTCATAATCGTCAGGAAAGTTGAGGGTGATTTGCTGATAACCAGTTCCCAAAATATCGGGTTGATAACTTGTTTCTATGATGTTCATGTGT from Acinetobacter pullicarnis encodes the following:
- a CDS encoding alpha/beta hydrolase, which encodes MNIIETSYQPDILGTGYQQITLNFPDDYEGPVVATLVRKQAPQKTPKAVLYIHGFLDYFFQTEMADQFNQHGYDFYALDLRKYGRSHRRHQKRFNVRDLNEYEAEISVALDRIGQEGHDHVILAGHSTGGLIVTRYAAHHPEHPLLKGLWCNSPFYDFNNNPLKKKIALPRLSALGKYLPNLKFPSELNKWYTQSLHQRFHGEWDFNLEWKPVTYPFAYLSFVHAIFEAHKDIHQGAHLGIPALIMHSHRTTFPRKWGHDAQSSDVILSVKDIEKYAKKLQGDVSVMTIKNGLHDLVLSAPQVRQTVYQQLFAWLQQKNL